Proteins from a single region of Streptomyces glaucescens:
- a CDS encoding BTAD domain-containing putative transcriptional regulator has protein sequence MDPVRYRILGTTQALRPDGTAVPVGGARLRALLTVLALRAGRAVPVALLVEEVWDGDPPADAPGALQALVGRLRRAIGADAVESVDGGYRLGAGPDDVDLHRFTRLADDGARALADGDPAKAAALLDDALALWRDPVLADLPDRTAEAARWETLRLDARRTRLAAALALGRAEQALPELTALCDAHPLDESLQALRLRALREAGRTAEALAAYDEVRRLLADRLGSDPGPELRALHTELLHRSEAPAAAPGRPPGNLRARLTSFVGRDTDIGTIRGDLATARLVTLLGPGGAGKTRLSQEAAEGAGDTARDGAWLVELAPVDDPAAVPEAVLTAIGARETVLHGAGAEEFRAATERHDDPVERLVEHCARRRMLIVLDNCEHVVGAAARLVAELLERCPRLTVLATSREPLGVPGEVLRPVEPLPEPYALRLLADRGAAARPGFDVADDPEACAEICRRLDGLPLAIELAAARLRMLTPRQIADRLDDRFRLLTSGSRTVLPRQQTLRAVVDWSWDLLDEDERDVLRRLSVFAGGCDLAAAEAVCGPAALDALGSLVDKSLVVAAPSGDGAMRYRLLETVAEYARERLDASGRRAETERAHLTYYRELARTTDPLLRGSGQLAAIERLEREYENLRTALRTAVAARDEQEALCLVLSLAWYWQMRDLRIEGRTWCRAVMDLGPDPFAEPVRKALPVWRRCTAEPPPMTGEVLQEARRGVHLGHLACMDTELDAWQSPEAQRKLQIIAEVYDPGLPQTCRDPGMLSLYAVMLTGGMDRLGTILDAAVETCRGTPGFEWELAASLQLRANVLANRPDRAGDAGRDADESLEIYERLGDSWGSAEALSARAEAHERKGRHRQAAADYEAAMEHARRLGARAQYAVLSARLGSALLEAGETERGERLLREVIDTVEGAHNEAMPFGRVVLAGWLSLTGRTAEAREQLRALRQDFTIAHFIVFDAFILGQEAWVDALDGHYEQARERIRLALRQADDPLAKAMAPQLFSAYLVIAALAMAGCGGGRDARDAARCLGASDALLPAGHLWSTLERAARDRAVAAVRAALSAEEYAAAYAEGGGLTPQEAAALV, from the coding sequence ATGGACCCCGTGCGCTACCGCATCCTCGGCACCACCCAGGCGCTCCGCCCCGACGGCACGGCCGTCCCCGTGGGCGGGGCGCGGCTGCGCGCGCTGCTCACCGTGCTGGCGCTGCGCGCCGGCCGGGCCGTGCCCGTCGCCCTGCTCGTCGAGGAGGTGTGGGACGGCGACCCGCCCGCCGACGCCCCGGGCGCCCTTCAGGCCCTGGTGGGCCGGCTGCGCCGGGCGATCGGCGCGGACGCCGTCGAGTCCGTGGACGGCGGCTACCGGCTCGGCGCCGGCCCCGACGACGTCGACCTGCACCGCTTCACCCGCCTCGCCGACGACGGCGCCCGCGCCCTCGCCGACGGCGACCCCGCCAAGGCCGCCGCCCTCCTCGACGACGCCCTCGCCCTGTGGCGCGACCCGGTCCTCGCCGACCTGCCCGACCGCACCGCCGAGGCGGCCCGCTGGGAGACCCTGCGGCTCGACGCCCGCCGGACCCGGCTCGCCGCCGCCCTCGCCCTCGGCCGGGCCGAGCAGGCGCTGCCCGAGCTGACCGCGCTGTGCGACGCCCACCCGCTGGACGAGTCGCTCCAGGCGCTGCGGCTGCGCGCCCTGCGCGAGGCCGGCCGCACCGCCGAGGCGCTGGCCGCCTACGACGAGGTGCGCCGGCTCCTCGCGGACCGGCTCGGCTCCGACCCCGGCCCCGAACTGCGCGCCCTGCACACGGAGCTGCTGCACCGGTCCGAGGCGCCCGCCGCGGCCCCCGGGCGGCCCCCGGGGAACCTGCGGGCCCGCCTCACCTCCTTCGTCGGCCGCGACACCGACATCGGCACCATCCGCGGCGACCTGGCCACCGCCCGCCTCGTCACCCTGCTGGGTCCCGGCGGGGCCGGGAAGACCCGGCTGTCGCAGGAGGCCGCCGAGGGCGCGGGGGACACCGCCCGGGACGGGGCCTGGCTGGTGGAGCTGGCCCCGGTCGACGACCCGGCCGCCGTACCCGAGGCGGTGCTCACCGCGATCGGCGCCCGCGAGACCGTGCTGCACGGCGCGGGCGCGGAGGAGTTCCGGGCGGCCACCGAACGCCACGACGACCCCGTGGAACGCCTCGTCGAGCACTGTGCCCGGCGCCGGATGCTGATCGTCCTCGACAACTGCGAGCACGTCGTAGGGGCCGCCGCCCGGCTCGTCGCCGAGCTGCTGGAACGCTGCCCGCGGCTCACCGTGCTGGCCACCAGCCGGGAGCCGCTCGGCGTGCCCGGCGAGGTGCTGCGGCCCGTGGAACCGCTGCCCGAGCCGTACGCGCTGCGGCTGCTCGCCGACCGCGGGGCCGCCGCCCGGCCGGGCTTCGACGTCGCGGACGACCCGGAGGCCTGCGCCGAGATCTGCCGCCGCCTCGACGGCCTGCCCCTCGCGATCGAGCTGGCCGCCGCCCGGCTGCGGATGCTGACCCCCCGGCAGATCGCCGACCGCCTCGACGACCGCTTCCGCCTGCTCACCTCCGGCAGCCGCACCGTGCTGCCCCGCCAGCAGACCCTGCGGGCCGTCGTCGACTGGTCCTGGGACCTGCTCGACGAGGACGAACGGGACGTCCTGCGCCGCCTGTCCGTCTTCGCCGGCGGCTGCGACCTGGCCGCCGCCGAGGCCGTCTGCGGGCCGGCCGCCCTCGACGCGCTCGGCTCCCTCGTCGACAAGTCCCTGGTGGTGGCCGCCCCCTCCGGCGACGGCGCGATGCGCTACCGGCTGCTGGAGACCGTCGCCGAGTACGCCCGCGAACGCCTCGACGCCTCCGGCCGGCGCGCCGAGACCGAGCGCGCCCACCTGACGTACTACCGAGAACTCGCCCGCACCACCGATCCGCTGCTGCGCGGCTCCGGCCAGCTCGCCGCCATCGAACGGCTGGAGCGCGAGTACGAGAACCTGCGCACCGCCCTGCGCACCGCCGTCGCCGCCCGCGACGAGCAGGAGGCGCTCTGCCTGGTGCTGTCGCTCGCCTGGTACTGGCAGATGCGCGACCTGCGCATCGAGGGCCGCACCTGGTGCCGCGCCGTCATGGACCTCGGCCCCGACCCGTTCGCCGAACCGGTCCGCAAGGCGCTCCCCGTGTGGCGGCGCTGCACCGCCGAACCGCCCCCCATGACCGGGGAGGTCCTCCAGGAAGCCCGGCGCGGCGTCCACCTGGGCCACCTGGCCTGCATGGACACCGAGCTCGACGCCTGGCAGAGCCCCGAGGCCCAGCGCAAGCTCCAGATCATCGCCGAGGTGTACGACCCCGGCCTCCCGCAGACCTGCCGCGACCCCGGCATGCTGTCGCTCTACGCCGTGATGCTGACCGGCGGCATGGACCGGCTCGGCACCATCCTCGACGCGGCCGTCGAGACCTGCCGCGGCACGCCCGGCTTCGAATGGGAGCTGGCCGCCAGCCTCCAGCTGCGCGCCAACGTCCTCGCCAACCGTCCCGACCGGGCGGGCGACGCCGGCCGGGACGCCGACGAGTCGCTGGAGATCTACGAGCGCCTCGGCGACTCCTGGGGCAGCGCCGAGGCGCTCTCCGCGCGCGCCGAGGCGCACGAGCGCAAGGGCCGCCACCGCCAGGCGGCGGCCGACTACGAGGCCGCCATGGAACACGCCCGGCGGCTCGGCGCCCGGGCCCAGTACGCGGTCCTCTCCGCCCGGCTGGGCAGCGCCCTGCTGGAGGCGGGCGAGACCGAGCGCGGCGAGCGACTGCTGCGGGAGGTGATCGACACCGTGGAGGGCGCGCACAACGAGGCCATGCCGTTCGGCCGGGTCGTCCTCGCCGGCTGGCTCAGCCTCACCGGCCGCACCGCCGAGGCCCGCGAGCAACTGCGCGCGCTGCGCCAGGACTTCACCATCGCCCACTTCATCGTCTTCGACGCGTTCATCCTGGGCCAGGAGGCCTGGGTGGACGCCCTCGACGGCCACTACGAGCAGGCACGGGAGCGCATCCGGCTCGCTCTGCGCCAGGCCGACGACCCGCTGGCGAAGGCCATGGCCCCGCAGCTCTTCTCGGCGTACCTCGTCATCGCCGCCCTGGCCATGGCCGGCTGCGGCGGCGGTCGCGATGCCCGCGACGCCGCCCGCTGCCTCGGCGCGTCCGACGCGCTGCTGCCCGCCGGCCATCTGTGGTCCACCCTGGAACGCGCGGCACGCGACCGCGCCGTGGCCGCCGTACGGGCCGCGCTGAGCGCCGAGGAGTACGCGGCGGCGTACGCCGAGGGCGGCGGCCTCACCCCGCAGGAGGCCGCCGCCCTGGTGTGA
- a CDS encoding TetR/AcrR family transcriptional regulator — protein sequence MPPTTRRPAPDATRRSEKSRRAIYDAALSLVGEVGYPKTTIEGIAARAGVGKQTIYRWWSSKADVLMEAFLDLAEQANQQAGGRPGDHTLPDTGDLAADLRLVLRATVDELLDPRFEIPSRALAAEGVVDEEMGRAVVARLLEPSLQLYVDRLRAAQDAGQVRPDVDPRIALELFVAPLAQRWLQRTGPISHEYTDTLVDYALYGLAPR from the coding sequence ATGCCGCCGACCACCCGCAGACCCGCCCCCGACGCCACCCGCCGCAGCGAGAAGTCCCGCCGCGCCATCTACGACGCCGCCCTGAGCCTCGTCGGCGAGGTCGGCTACCCCAAGACGACCATCGAGGGCATCGCCGCCCGCGCCGGCGTCGGCAAGCAGACGATCTACCGCTGGTGGTCGTCGAAGGCCGACGTGCTGATGGAGGCCTTCCTGGACCTCGCCGAGCAGGCCAACCAGCAGGCCGGCGGCCGGCCCGGCGACCACACCCTCCCGGACACCGGCGACCTGGCGGCCGACCTCAGGCTGGTCCTGCGCGCCACCGTCGACGAGCTGCTCGACCCGCGCTTCGAGATCCCCTCCCGCGCCCTCGCCGCCGAGGGCGTCGTGGACGAGGAGATGGGCCGCGCCGTCGTGGCCAGGCTGCTCGAACCCTCGCTCCAGCTCTACGTCGACCGCCTGCGCGCCGCCCAGGACGCCGGCCAGGTCCGCCCGGACGTCGACCCGCGGATCGCCCTGGAGCTGTTCGTCGCCCCGCTCGCCCAGCGCTGGCTCCAGCGCACCGGCCCGATCTCCCACGAGTACACCGACACCCTCGTCGACTACGCGCTGTACGGCCTCGCCCCGCGCTGA
- a CDS encoding site-2 protease family protein codes for MTTTAIRPGDRRISPVFVGILAVTAVTGWAAWTGFAEQPGVAVFLFVTSAWIVSLCLHEYAHARTALHGGDVTVAAKGYLTLNPLAYTHALLSVVLPVLFVIMGGIGLPGGAVFVERGRIRGRRRHSLVSAAGPLTNVLFAVVCTAPFWLDALDGVPRDFRFALAFLALLQVTAALLNLLPVPGLDGYGVLEPWLPYRLRRQVEPFAPFGLLFVFALLWVPSVNGAFFGLVDAVLRGLGISDLDTYCGYDLYRFWRGGSEVCAVTG; via the coding sequence GTGACCACCACCGCCATCCGACCCGGCGACCGGCGGATCAGTCCCGTCTTCGTCGGCATCCTCGCCGTGACGGCCGTGACCGGCTGGGCCGCCTGGACGGGGTTCGCCGAGCAGCCCGGGGTGGCCGTCTTCCTGTTCGTGACGTCGGCCTGGATCGTCTCGCTGTGCCTGCACGAGTACGCGCACGCGCGCACGGCCCTGCACGGCGGGGACGTCACGGTGGCCGCGAAGGGCTATCTCACGCTGAACCCGCTGGCGTACACGCACGCCCTGCTGAGCGTCGTGCTGCCCGTGCTCTTCGTGATCATGGGCGGGATCGGGCTGCCGGGCGGTGCCGTGTTCGTCGAGCGCGGGCGGATCCGGGGCCGCCGGCGGCACAGTCTGGTCTCGGCGGCGGGTCCGCTGACGAACGTGCTGTTCGCGGTGGTGTGCACGGCCCCGTTCTGGCTGGACGCGCTGGACGGGGTGCCGCGGGACTTCCGGTTCGCGCTGGCGTTCCTGGCGCTGCTCCAGGTGACGGCGGCGCTGCTGAACCTCCTGCCGGTGCCGGGCCTGGACGGCTACGGGGTGCTGGAGCCGTGGCTGCCGTACCGCCTGCGGCGGCAGGTGGAGCCCTTCGCGCCGTTCGGGCTGCTGTTCGTGTTCGCGCTGCTGTGGGTCCCGTCGGTGAACGGCGCGTTCTTCGGCCTGGTCGACGCGGTCCTGCGCGGCCTGGGCATCAGCGACCTCGACACCTACTGCGGCTACGACCTCTACCGCTTCTGGCGCGGCGGGAGCGAGGTCTGCGCGGTCACCGGGTGA
- a CDS encoding MFS transporter has protein sequence MTDAPSAERPGSAPAGLRALLPDLAPWRASADFRRLWLSGLITNFGSFLTFVALPVQIKELTGSAAAVGAIGAVELVPLVVFGLYGGALADAWDKRKLILWSEAGQGVLCAALLLNALLPTPAVWPLYVIAAFSSALTSIQRPALDSLIPRIVAHDHLPAAAALNALRWQAGGIAGPALAGVVVAYAGLGWAYAVDLLTFAVSVALVVGLGRSPASHEAQKPSLKAIAEGARYAWNRKELLGTYAIDLAAMFLAMPLAVLPFLADELDAEWSLGLMYASIPAGALLVSLTSGWTSRVHRHGRMVVVAAVGWGLSIAAAGLAGDVWLVLLLLALAGGFDMVSGVFRSAMWNQTIPDELRGRLAGIELLSYSVGPQLGQVRAGGMAAWTGVRASVWSGGLLCAAGVALLALCLPKLMTYDVRTDEHALRLRERRAPGAEAGAGTSAA, from the coding sequence GTGACCGACGCCCCCTCCGCCGAGCGGCCCGGGTCCGCGCCCGCCGGCCTGCGCGCCCTGCTCCCCGACCTCGCCCCCTGGCGGGCCTCCGCCGACTTCCGCCGGCTGTGGCTGTCCGGGCTGATCACCAACTTCGGCAGCTTCCTGACCTTCGTCGCGCTGCCGGTGCAGATCAAGGAGCTGACCGGGTCGGCGGCGGCGGTCGGCGCGATCGGTGCCGTGGAGCTGGTGCCGCTGGTGGTGTTCGGGCTGTACGGCGGTGCCCTGGCCGACGCCTGGGACAAGCGGAAGCTGATCCTGTGGTCGGAGGCCGGCCAGGGGGTGCTGTGTGCGGCGCTGCTGCTCAACGCGCTGCTCCCGACGCCCGCCGTGTGGCCGCTGTACGTGATCGCCGCGTTCTCCTCGGCGCTGACCTCGATCCAGCGGCCCGCCCTGGACTCGCTGATCCCCCGGATCGTCGCCCACGACCACCTGCCGGCCGCCGCCGCGCTGAACGCGCTGCGCTGGCAGGCCGGCGGCATCGCGGGCCCGGCGCTGGCGGGCGTGGTGGTGGCGTACGCGGGGCTGGGCTGGGCGTACGCCGTGGACCTGCTGACCTTCGCGGTGTCGGTGGCCCTGGTCGTCGGTCTCGGCCGCTCCCCCGCGTCGCACGAGGCGCAGAAGCCGTCCCTGAAGGCCATCGCGGAGGGCGCCCGGTACGCCTGGAACCGCAAGGAGCTGCTCGGCACGTACGCCATCGACCTGGCCGCGATGTTCCTGGCGATGCCGCTCGCGGTGCTGCCGTTCCTCGCGGACGAGCTGGACGCCGAGTGGTCGCTGGGCCTGATGTACGCGAGCATCCCGGCCGGGGCGCTGCTGGTCAGCTTGACCAGCGGCTGGACCTCGCGGGTGCACCGGCACGGGCGGATGGTCGTGGTGGCGGCGGTGGGCTGGGGCCTGTCGATCGCGGCGGCGGGGCTGGCCGGGGACGTGTGGCTGGTGCTGCTGCTCCTGGCCCTGGCCGGCGGGTTCGACATGGTCAGCGGGGTGTTCCGGAGCGCCATGTGGAACCAGACGATCCCGGACGAGCTGCGCGGCCGGCTCGCCGGGATCGAGCTGCTGTCGTACTCGGTCGGACCCCAGCTCGGCCAGGTCCGCGCCGGCGGCATGGCCGCGTGGACGGGGGTGCGCGCGTCGGTGTGGTCGGGCGGGCTGCTGTGCGCGGCGGGGGTGGCCCTGCTGGCGCTGTGCCTGCCGAAGCTGATGACCTACGACGTGCGGACCGACGAGCACGCGCTGCGGCTGCGTGAGCGGCGCGCGCCCGGGGCGGAGGCCGGGGCCGGGACGTCCGCGGCCTGA
- a CDS encoding DUF6578 domain-containing protein has protein sequence MGLWRVFYAGWQMEWRGTPFPAGDAGRPLLVPGEEPASTVTGPAGHATGAGRGTRVVRDPGRAVARSGDPRPAPAEPAPAEPGPARRSGPLPVETHGSRWPQATGRVRPIRLVVDGLAQGPDGTREPVPGPRTPHETGRCPE, from the coding sequence ATGGGACTGTGGCGGGTGTTCTACGCGGGATGGCAGATGGAGTGGCGCGGCACCCCCTTCCCGGCCGGCGACGCCGGCCGGCCGCTGCTCGTCCCCGGCGAGGAACCCGCCTCCACGGTCACCGGCCCCGCCGGGCACGCGACCGGGGCCGGCCGGGGGACCCGGGTCGTCCGGGACCCGGGCCGCGCCGTCGCCCGGTCCGGGGACCCGCGGCCGGCGCCCGCCGAACCGGCGCCCGCCGAACCGGGGCCCGCGCGCCGCTCGGGGCCGCTCCCCGTCGAGACCCACGGCAGCCGGTGGCCGCAGGCCACCGGCCGGGTCCGGCCGATCCGCCTCGTCGTCGACGGCCTCGCCCAGGGCCCCGACGGCACCCGGGAGCCGGTGCCGGGCCCGCGCACCCCGCACGAGACCGGCCGGTGCCCCGAGTGA
- a CDS encoding PhzF family phenazine biosynthesis protein has product MTDYDVLRVFCAANGGYGNELGVVRDGSVLPEQDERQALAAKLGFSETVFVDDPERGVVDIYTPTLRLPFAGHPCVGTAWLLDVPELVTPAGVVGARQDGEFSWIEARAEWVPPRTLRRYATAAEVDDLAVPPKGEWVYAWAWEDESAGRVRARAFPGRDDGIDEDEATGAAALLLTDRLGRALNITQGAGSQILTAPQPGGWVEIGGRVVLER; this is encoded by the coding sequence GTGACTGACTACGACGTGCTGCGCGTGTTCTGCGCGGCGAACGGCGGATACGGCAACGAACTCGGGGTCGTCCGCGACGGATCGGTGCTGCCCGAGCAGGACGAACGGCAGGCGCTCGCCGCGAAGCTCGGCTTCAGCGAGACCGTCTTCGTCGACGACCCCGAACGCGGCGTCGTCGACATCTACACGCCCACCCTGCGCCTGCCCTTCGCGGGCCACCCCTGCGTCGGCACGGCCTGGCTGCTGGACGTGCCCGAACTGGTCACACCGGCCGGGGTGGTGGGGGCCCGGCAGGACGGGGAGTTCAGCTGGATCGAGGCGCGCGCGGAGTGGGTGCCGCCGCGGACGCTGCGCCGGTACGCGACGGCCGCGGAGGTCGACGACCTCGCGGTGCCGCCGAAGGGGGAGTGGGTCTACGCCTGGGCCTGGGAGGACGAATCCGCCGGCCGGGTGCGGGCCCGCGCCTTCCCGGGCCGCGACGACGGCATCGACGAGGACGAGGCGACCGGCGCGGCGGCCCTGCTGCTCACCGACCGGCTGGGCCGTGCCCTGAACATCACGCAGGGCGCGGGGTCCCAGATCCTGACGGCGCCGCAGCCGGGCGGCTGGGTGGAGATCGGGGGGCGCGTCGTCCTCGAACGGTGA
- a CDS encoding DUF6243 family protein — protein sequence MTRGGAGNMLGVGGTRRKLSREALRGGGRDGRAGAHDAQARKRELLRRLQERNGRDADGTSA from the coding sequence ATGACCCGAGGCGGAGCCGGAAACATGCTGGGCGTCGGCGGCACGCGGCGGAAGCTGAGCCGCGAGGCCCTGCGGGGCGGCGGCCGGGACGGCCGGGCCGGGGCGCACGACGCGCAGGCACGGAAGCGGGAGCTGCTGCGCCGGCTGCAGGAGCGGAACGGCCGCGACGCGGACGGGACGTCCGCGTGA
- the map gene encoding type I methionyl aminopeptidase: MSGQSLLVPGELSPTRSVPGNIRRPEYVGKPAPAPYTGPEVQTPETIEAMRVAGRIAARAMAEAAKIIAPGVTTDALDKVAHEYLCDHGAYPSTLGYRGFPKSLCTSVNEVICHGIPDSTVLRDGDIVNLDVTAYIGGVHGDNNATYLVGDVDEESRLLVERTRESLDRAIKAVKPGRQINVIGRVIESYAKRFGYGVVRDFTGHGINSSFHSGLIIPHYDSPHATTVMQPGMTFTIEPMLTLGTHEYDMWDDGWTVVTKDRKRTAQFEHTLVVTETGAEILTLP; encoded by the coding sequence ATGTCTGGCCAGTCGCTGCTCGTACCAGGGGAGCTGTCTCCCACCCGTTCCGTACCCGGAAACATCCGCCGCCCCGAGTACGTCGGCAAGCCCGCGCCGGCCCCGTACACGGGGCCCGAGGTGCAGACCCCGGAGACCATCGAGGCGATGCGGGTCGCCGGGCGGATCGCCGCGCGGGCGATGGCGGAGGCCGCGAAGATCATCGCCCCGGGCGTCACCACGGACGCTCTCGACAAGGTGGCGCACGAGTACCTGTGCGACCACGGCGCCTACCCCTCCACGCTCGGCTACCGCGGCTTCCCGAAGTCGCTGTGCACGTCGGTCAACGAGGTGATCTGCCACGGCATCCCCGACTCGACGGTCCTGCGGGACGGCGACATCGTCAACCTGGACGTGACGGCGTACATCGGCGGGGTGCACGGCGACAACAACGCCACGTACCTGGTGGGCGACGTGGACGAGGAGAGCCGGCTGCTGGTGGAGCGCACCCGCGAGTCGCTCGACCGGGCGATCAAGGCGGTCAAGCCGGGCCGGCAGATCAACGTCATCGGCCGGGTCATCGAGTCGTACGCCAAGCGGTTCGGGTACGGCGTGGTGCGGGACTTCACCGGGCACGGCATCAACTCGTCGTTCCACTCCGGACTGATCATCCCGCACTACGACAGCCCGCACGCGACCACGGTGATGCAGCCGGGGATGACGTTCACGATCGAGCCGATGCTGACGCTCGGCACGCACGAGTACGACATGTGGGACGACGGCTGGACGGTGGTCACCAAGGACCGCAAGCGGACGGCGCAGTTCGAGCACACGCTGGTGGTGACGGAGACCGGCGCGGAGATCCTCACGCTGCCGTAG
- a CDS encoding bifunctional DNA primase/polymerase: MSAEFGGRTGLRGKLSQWLRGGGREDAAGDGGREALLLAAAAAGLPLAPAAHPAPGYRCSCDRVGCPTPARHPVSFAWQTQSTTDRAQIERWARHQPQANFITATGMVHDVLDVPLEAGREALARLLDAGIEVGPVAESDDGRLLFFTLTRGTPEDEDEWWPCELDCHPETMDEHPGLRWHCRGSYVLVPPARLPGDDRTVHWVRGPEHALPDPLTLLEHLTDACARHAGQEPDHANAAWPLRH, encoded by the coding sequence ATGAGCGCGGAGTTCGGCGGCCGGACCGGCCTGCGGGGCAAACTCTCCCAGTGGCTGCGCGGAGGCGGCCGCGAGGACGCCGCCGGCGACGGCGGCCGTGAGGCCCTGCTGCTCGCCGCCGCCGCCGCGGGGCTGCCCCTGGCGCCCGCCGCGCACCCGGCGCCCGGCTACCGGTGCTCCTGCGACCGCGTCGGCTGTCCGACCCCCGCCCGGCACCCGGTGTCCTTCGCCTGGCAGACCCAGTCGACCACCGACCGCGCCCAGATCGAACGCTGGGCCCGGCACCAGCCGCAGGCCAACTTCATCACCGCCACCGGCATGGTGCACGACGTCCTGGACGTCCCGCTGGAGGCCGGCCGCGAGGCGCTCGCCCGGCTGCTCGACGCGGGGATCGAGGTCGGCCCGGTCGCCGAGAGCGACGACGGCCGCCTGCTGTTCTTCACCCTCACCCGGGGCACCCCCGAGGACGAGGACGAGTGGTGGCCGTGCGAGCTGGACTGCCATCCCGAGACCATGGACGAGCACCCGGGCCTGCGCTGGCACTGCCGGGGCTCCTACGTCCTCGTCCCGCCCGCCCGGCTCCCCGGCGACGACCGGACCGTGCACTGGGTCCGCGGCCCCGAGCACGCGCTCCCCGACCCGCTGACCCTGCTGGAACACCTCACCGACGCCTGCGCCCGCCACGCCGGCCAGGAGCCCGACCACGCGAACGCGGCCTGGCCCCTGCGCCACTAG
- the npdG gene encoding NADPH-dependent F420 reductase: protein MTSTDSAQTPAKAPAKAPAKDPWDLPDVSGLVVGVLGGTGPQGKGLAHRLARAGQKVIIGSRAAERAREAAGELGHGIEGADNAECARRSDIVIVAVPWEGHAETLRALREDLAGKLVVDCVNPLGFDKKGAYALKPEEGSAAEQAAALLPDSRVTAAFHHLSAVLLQDPEIEEIDTDVMVLGEARADVEIVQALAGRIPGMRGVFAGRLRNAHQVESLVANLISVNRRYKAHAGLRVTDV from the coding sequence ATGACCTCTACCGACAGTGCACAGACCCCCGCGAAGGCCCCCGCGAAGGCCCCCGCCAAGGACCCCTGGGACCTGCCCGACGTCTCCGGTCTCGTCGTCGGCGTGCTCGGCGGGACCGGCCCGCAGGGCAAGGGCCTCGCCCACCGGCTCGCCAGGGCCGGACAGAAGGTGATCATCGGTTCGCGGGCCGCCGAGCGGGCCCGGGAGGCCGCCGGGGAGCTGGGCCACGGTATCGAGGGCGCCGACAACGCCGAGTGCGCGCGGCGCAGCGACATCGTGATCGTCGCCGTGCCGTGGGAGGGACACGCCGAGACCCTCCGGGCGCTGCGCGAGGACCTGGCCGGGAAGCTGGTCGTGGACTGCGTCAACCCGCTCGGCTTCGACAAGAAGGGCGCCTACGCGCTGAAGCCGGAGGAGGGCAGCGCCGCCGAGCAGGCCGCCGCCCTGCTGCCGGACTCGCGGGTCACCGCGGCCTTCCACCACCTCTCCGCGGTCCTCCTCCAGGACCCGGAGATCGAGGAGATCGACACCGACGTGATGGTGCTCGGCGAGGCGCGGGCCGATGTGGAGATCGTGCAGGCGCTGGCCGGGCGCATCCCGGGCATGCGCGGCGTCTTCGCCGGACGGCTGCGCAACGCCCACCAGGTGGAGTCGCTGGTCGCCAACCTGATCTCGGTGAACCGCCGCTACAAGGCGCACGCCGGGCTCCGGGTCACGGACGTATGA
- a CDS encoding small ribosomal subunit Rsm22 family protein, which yields MNAPAPTPLTAPAETLRAALAGLLDGLPPKRAAQAVDRLIASYRGATPTDAPILRDRADVAAYAAYRMPATFEAVRSALGAFADAAPGWVPGSHTDIGGGTGAATWAVSATWPGARPVTVLDWAEPALALGRELAAANPALRDARWQRSRIGAALTLESTDLVTVSYVLNELSEPDRAALVDAAAGAAQAVVIVEAGTPDGYARLIAARDRLIAAGFRIAAPCPHSAACPIAPGSDWCHFSARVSRSSLHRQVKGGSLAYEDEKFSYVAAARFPVTPAPSRVVRKPQIRKGQVLLDLCEPGERLSRTTVTKRHGDDYRAARDADWGDAWPPVRDTDGLV from the coding sequence GTGAACGCCCCCGCCCCCACCCCCCTGACCGCCCCGGCCGAGACTCTGCGGGCCGCGCTCGCCGGGCTGCTCGACGGGCTGCCGCCCAAGCGGGCCGCGCAGGCCGTGGACCGGCTGATCGCCAGCTACCGGGGGGCGACCCCGACCGACGCGCCCATCCTGCGGGACCGGGCCGACGTGGCGGCGTACGCGGCGTACCGGATGCCGGCCACCTTCGAGGCGGTGCGCTCGGCGCTCGGGGCGTTCGCCGACGCGGCGCCCGGCTGGGTGCCCGGCAGCCACACCGATATCGGTGGCGGGACCGGCGCCGCGACCTGGGCGGTCAGCGCGACCTGGCCCGGTGCGCGGCCGGTGACCGTGCTGGACTGGGCCGAGCCCGCGCTCGCCCTGGGCCGGGAGCTGGCCGCCGCGAATCCGGCACTGCGGGACGCCCGCTGGCAGCGCTCTCGGATCGGAGCGGCGCTCACCCTTGAGAGCACCGATCTCGTCACCGTGTCCTACGTCCTCAACGAGCTGTCCGAACCCGACCGCGCCGCCCTCGTCGACGCCGCCGCCGGGGCCGCGCAGGCCGTCGTCATCGTCGAGGCCGGCACCCCCGACGGCTACGCCCGGCTGATCGCCGCCCGGGACCGCCTGATCGCCGCCGGGTTCCGCATCGCCGCCCCCTGCCCGCACAGCGCCGCCTGCCCCATCGCGCCCGGCTCCGACTGGTGCCACTTCTCGGCCCGGGTCAGCCGCTCCTCCCTGCACCGCCAGGTCAAGGGCGGCTCCCTCGCCTACGAGGACGAGAAGTTCAGCTACGTCGCCGCGGCCCGCTTCCCCGTCACCCCGGCCCCCTCCCGCGTGGTCCGCAAGCCGCAGATCCGCAAGGGCCAGGTCCTGCTCGACCTGTGCGAGCCCGGCGAGCGGCTGAGCCGGACGACCGTCACCAAACGCCACGGCGACGACTACCGCGCCGCCCGCGACGCCGACTGGGGCGACGCCTGGCCGCCGGTGCGGGACACCGACGGCCTGGTCTGA